One part of the Meleagris gallopavo isolate NT-WF06-2002-E0010 breed Aviagen turkey brand Nicholas breeding stock chromosome 20, Turkey_5.1, whole genome shotgun sequence genome encodes these proteins:
- the OTOP2 gene encoding proton channel OTOP2, producing the protein MTEEPVRKDSEIRRSNSMGCGSKDDKASLASNPTMSLSPQPHQPSAPGSKEVWKKGGRMFSILLAVHLALLACTLVSSGAFERIAVHDYDVFFLLTVMMLIVVIWIIFYLVSTSRCPDAILCKDSHAGPIWLRGGLILFAIFSLVMDVFKIGYYSSFYSCLSAIKIMYPIVQAIFVVVQTYFLWISAKDCVHVHLNVTRCGLMLTLTTNLAVWMSAVTDESVHKAHSKLKKNTTEELFRWLLKVGMRSDSTEACNCNSQICQIFKNGYFWLYPFNIEYSLFASAMVYVMWKNVGRFIDHHSHHVQHLKFKLFRRTFFVGIVLGLIILVGGLGVLIVYEVQVNSSTEPSKKSQALTMYYIFNIVCLGLMSLVCIGGSVIYRFDKRDMDRHKNPTRTLDVALLMGAALGQYAISYYSIVAIVASTPRDAISALNLTYALLMIAQHTFQNIFIIEGLHRQPPKEDHKHSSPQKELYGLTFVNVSAVSLRVPDSGSASAPNPAPSTEGSHPSDLVRSLMAPKKINWRRKLLREISMFLLLCNIILWIMPAFGARPHFDNDTELNFYGDSMWPAIVDICLPFGIFYRMHAVASLLEVCIMS; encoded by the exons ATGACTGAAGAGCCCGTGCGGAAGGACAGTGAGATCAGACGGTCCAACTCCATGGGCTGCGGATCCAAGGATGACAAAGCCAGCCTGGCTTCCAACCCGACGATGTCCCTCAGCCCACAGCCCCACCAGCCCTCCGCTCCAGGCTCCAAGGAGGTGTGGAAGAAGGGCGGCCGCATGTTTTCCATCCTGCTGGCCGTGCACTTAGCCCTGCTGGCTTGCACGCTGGTGAGCAGTGGGGCTTTTGAGAGAATTGCCGTGCACGATTACGATGTCTTTTTCCTGCTGACTGTCATGATGCTGATAGTCGTCATATGGATTATCTTCTACCTCGTCAGCACCTCCCGGTGCCCAGATGCCATCCTCTGCAAAGACTCCCATGCTGGACCCATCTGGCTGAGAG GAGGCCTGATCCTATTTGCTATTTTCAGTCTCGTCATGGATGTGTTCAAAATAGGATATTACTCCAGTTTCTACAGCTGCCTGTCTGCAATCAAAATAATGTACCCCATCGTGCAAGCAATATTCGTGGTTGTACAG ACATACTTCCTGTGGATCTCTGCCAAAGACTGTGTCCACGTACACCTGAACGTTACCAg GTGTGGCTTGATGCTAACTCTGACCACAAACTTAGCGGTGTGGATGTCAGCGGTGACAGACGAATCTGTTCACAAAGCGCAttcaaagctgaagaaaaacacaacgGAGGAGCTGTTCAGGTGGCTCCTGAAAG TGGGAATGAGAAGTGACTCAACAGAAGCATGCAATTGCAACAGCCAAATCTGCCAGATCTTCAAGAACGGCTACTTCTGGCTGTACCCCTTCAACATCGAGTACAGCCTGTTCGCCTCCGCCATGGTTTACGTCATGTGGAAGAACGTCGGGCGCTTTATAGACCACCACTCCCACCACGTCCAGCACCTGAAGTTCAAGCTCTTCCGAAGAACCTTCTTTGTGGGCATCGTGCTGGGCCTCATCATTCTGGTGGGCGGCTTGGGGGTCCTTATCGTTTATGAGGTGCAAGTAAATTCCAGCACCGAGCCCAGCAAGAAGAGCCAAGCGCTCACCATGTACTACATCTTCAACATTGTTTGTCTGGGCCTGATGTCCCTTGTCTGCATTGGAGGCTCTGTCATCTACCGCTTCgacaagagagacatggaccgGCACAAGAACCCGACGCGGACGCTGGACGTGGCGCTGCTGATGGGGGCTGCCCTGGGGCAGTACGCCATTTCTTACTACTCCATCGTAGCCATCGTGGCCAGCACGCCAAGGGACGCCATCAGCGCGCTCAACCTCACTTACGCCCTCCTCATGATCGCCCAGCACACTTTCCAGAACATCTTCATCATTGAAGGCCTTCATCGGCAGCCCCCCAAGGAGGACCACAAGCACAGCTCTCCCCAGAAGGAGCTCTACGGTCTCACCTTTGTCAACGTCAGCGCGGTGTCCCTGCGGGTGCCCGACAGTGGCAGCGCGTCGGCACCGAACCCCGCACCCAGCACTGAGGGCAGCCATCCTTCCGACCTCGTGCGGTCCCTCATGGCCCCCAAGAAGATCAACTGGCGGAGGAAGCTCTTAAGGGAGATCTCCATGTTCCTCCTGCTGTGCAACATCATA CTCTGGATCATGCCAGCATTCGGCGCCCGGCCCCACTTTGACAATGACACAGAACTGAACTTCTATGGTGATTCCATGTGGCCGGCCATCGTGGACATTTGCCTGCCCTTTGGGATCTTCTACCGAATGCACGCAGTGGCCAGTTTGCTGGAGGTCTGCATCATGTCCTGA